A part of Cotesia glomerata isolate CgM1 linkage group LG4, MPM_Cglom_v2.3, whole genome shotgun sequence genomic DNA contains:
- the LOC123263846 gene encoding uncharacterized protein LOC123263846 isoform X1, with the protein MSEYQYLTSEIQVPKEWPVNIARQLFEHLVKNATIRHRKGQQVVVTIENVSAVVTKFKNKPGYILEKIEEIKDESTYKIDLIFPAKVVILPLKPGGIHRREEESIQCLPIILKSDHFISSMLVLNPKLHQVITVEPNMEKILKLKGITGPEKYNYGFQTTYTIRKIKCLDDNVRDIEPTPSTSAEPSTSAGSSTSAGPSTSQEQITDDEWNIMTYDKLSPHKLLRTMSQMASLVESLVRNQKIRVRFPTGAVRIIFSIGYKQRQFRCSWKAASPWICYLVNIVFIILLIYLCVILTINYERF; encoded by the exons atgagcGAATACCAATATTTGACTTCGGAAATCCAAGTGCCGAAAGAATGGCCGGTGAACATTGCACGACAATTATTTGAACATCTTGTTAAAAATGCAACGATACGTCATCGAAAAGGTCAGCAAGTCGTCGTTACCATAGAAAACGTATCGGCAGTAGTtaccaaatttaaaaacaagcCGGgatatattttagaaaaaatagaagaaaT aaaagatGAAAGTACGTACAAAATAGATCTTATTTTTCCGGCGAAAGTTGTGATTTTGCCGCTCAAACCTGGCGGGATTCATCGAAGGGAAGAAGAGTCAAt ACAATGTTTGccgattattttaaaatctgaTCACTTTATTTCGTCCATGCTTGTGTTGAATCCTAAATTACACCAAGTTATCACGGTCGAACCAAACATGGAAAA AATTCTAAAGCTTAAAGGCATCACAGGTCccgaaaaatacaattatggTTTTCAAACAACGTACACAATTCGAAAGATCAAGTGTCTTGACGATAACGT ACGTGATATCGAACCGACTCCTTCTACGTCGGCAGAACCGTCTACGTCAGCAGGATCGTCTACGTCAGCAGGTCCTTCGACGTCTCAGGAGCAGATTACAGACGATGAATGGAATATTATGACTTATGATAAACTGTCACCGCACAA GTTGTTACGAACAATGTCTCAGATGGCATCGCTGGTAGAGTCCTTGGtgcgtaaccaaaagatccgggttcgattcccgactggggctgtccgaattattttttctatcggTTATAAACAACG ACAATTCCGGTGCAGCTGGAAGGCTGCAAGCCCTTGGATttgttatttagtaaatatcgtttttattatattgttgaTTTATTTGTGCGTAATCTTAACCATAAACTATGAAAGATTTTGA
- the LOC123263846 gene encoding uncharacterized protein LOC123263846 isoform X2, with product MSEYQYLTSEIQVPKEWPVNIARQLFEHLVKNATIRHRKGQQVVVTIENVSAVVTKFKNKPGYILEKIEEIKDESTYKIDLIFPAKVVILPLKPGGIHRREEESIQCLPIILKSDHFISSMLVLNPKLHQVITVEPNMEKILKLKGITGPEKYNYGFQTTYTIRKIKCLDDNVRDIEPTPSTSAEPSTSAGSSTSAGPSTSQEQITDDEWNIMTYDKLSPHKQFRCSWKAASPWICYLVNIVFIILLIYLCVILTINYERF from the exons atgagcGAATACCAATATTTGACTTCGGAAATCCAAGTGCCGAAAGAATGGCCGGTGAACATTGCACGACAATTATTTGAACATCTTGTTAAAAATGCAACGATACGTCATCGAAAAGGTCAGCAAGTCGTCGTTACCATAGAAAACGTATCGGCAGTAGTtaccaaatttaaaaacaagcCGGgatatattttagaaaaaatagaagaaaT aaaagatGAAAGTACGTACAAAATAGATCTTATTTTTCCGGCGAAAGTTGTGATTTTGCCGCTCAAACCTGGCGGGATTCATCGAAGGGAAGAAGAGTCAAt ACAATGTTTGccgattattttaaaatctgaTCACTTTATTTCGTCCATGCTTGTGTTGAATCCTAAATTACACCAAGTTATCACGGTCGAACCAAACATGGAAAA AATTCTAAAGCTTAAAGGCATCACAGGTCccgaaaaatacaattatggTTTTCAAACAACGTACACAATTCGAAAGATCAAGTGTCTTGACGATAACGT ACGTGATATCGAACCGACTCCTTCTACGTCGGCAGAACCGTCTACGTCAGCAGGATCGTCTACGTCAGCAGGTCCTTCGACGTCTCAGGAGCAGATTACAGACGATGAATGGAATATTATGACTTATGATAAACTGTCACCGCACAA ACAATTCCGGTGCAGCTGGAAGGCTGCAAGCCCTTGGATttgttatttagtaaatatcgtttttattatattgttgaTTTATTTGTGCGTAATCTTAACCATAAACTATGAAAGATTTTGA
- the LOC123263846 gene encoding uncharacterized protein LOC123263846 isoform X3, which produces MSEYQYLTSEIQVPKEWPVNIARQLFEHLVKNATIRHRKGQQVVVTIENVSAVVTKFKNKPGYILEKIEEIKDESTYKIDLIFPAKVVILPLKPGGIHRREEESIQCLPIILKSDHFISSMLVLNPKLHQVITVEPNMEKILKLKGITGPEKYNYGFQTTYTIRKIKCLDDNVRDIEPTPSTSAEPSTSAGSSTSAGPSTSQEQITDDEWNIMTYDKLSPHKWHRW; this is translated from the exons atgagcGAATACCAATATTTGACTTCGGAAATCCAAGTGCCGAAAGAATGGCCGGTGAACATTGCACGACAATTATTTGAACATCTTGTTAAAAATGCAACGATACGTCATCGAAAAGGTCAGCAAGTCGTCGTTACCATAGAAAACGTATCGGCAGTAGTtaccaaatttaaaaacaagcCGGgatatattttagaaaaaatagaagaaaT aaaagatGAAAGTACGTACAAAATAGATCTTATTTTTCCGGCGAAAGTTGTGATTTTGCCGCTCAAACCTGGCGGGATTCATCGAAGGGAAGAAGAGTCAAt ACAATGTTTGccgattattttaaaatctgaTCACTTTATTTCGTCCATGCTTGTGTTGAATCCTAAATTACACCAAGTTATCACGGTCGAACCAAACATGGAAAA AATTCTAAAGCTTAAAGGCATCACAGGTCccgaaaaatacaattatggTTTTCAAACAACGTACACAATTCGAAAGATCAAGTGTCTTGACGATAACGT ACGTGATATCGAACCGACTCCTTCTACGTCGGCAGAACCGTCTACGTCAGCAGGATCGTCTACGTCAGCAGGTCCTTCGACGTCTCAGGAGCAGATTACAGACGATGAATGGAATATTATGACTTATGATAAACTGTCACCGCACAA ATGGCATCGCTGGTAG